A genomic stretch from Candidatus Macondimonas diazotrophica includes:
- the smpB gene encoding SsrA-binding protein SmpB, whose translation MSKTTASNGHGTGSTIAVNKKARHDFFIEERLEAGIALEGWEVKALRAGRVQLVDSYVIIKNGEAWLLGALITALPTVSTHYVPEAQRTRKLLLHRRELDRLIGAVERKGYAIIALALYWKHGRCKVELGLAKGKQAHDKRASERDRDWQREKGRIMKHAR comes from the coding sequence ATGTCCAAAACAACTGCATCGAACGGCCATGGTACGGGCTCCACCATCGCCGTCAACAAAAAAGCCCGTCACGACTTCTTCATCGAAGAGCGCCTCGAAGCCGGGATCGCTTTGGAAGGCTGGGAGGTCAAGGCGCTGCGCGCCGGCCGCGTCCAATTGGTGGACAGCTACGTGATCATCAAGAACGGTGAAGCCTGGCTGCTGGGCGCCCTGATCACTGCACTGCCCACCGTGTCGACCCACTACGTTCCCGAGGCCCAGCGCACGCGCAAGCTCCTCCTGCACCGGCGTGAACTCGATCGGCTGATCGGCGCCGTGGAGCGCAAGGGCTACGCCATCATTGCGCTCGCCCTGTACTGGAAGCACGGTCGCTGCAAGGTCGAGCTCGGCCTCGCCAAAGGCAAGCAGGCCCACGACAAGCGCGCCAGCGAACGCGATCGCGACTGGCAGCGCGAGAAGGGCCGAATCATGAAACACGCGCGCTGA